A region of Tigriopus californicus strain San Diego chromosome 7, Tcal_SD_v2.1, whole genome shotgun sequence DNA encodes the following proteins:
- the LOC131883074 gene encoding unc-112-related protein-like isoform X3, with the protein MTGRLSGGVSVGDGSWTLTIFVTDLQVERSLRVRGDLHIGGVMIRLVDELDIAMDWSDHAIWWPEKNLWLDKTRWTLDQYNITADAIIQFTPMHKTLHVQLPDLRVIACNVDFSVRTFNASINLCKDLGIRHPEELSLCKPLQPDDLKQNYQETLLKKRPPPPTKDGKTGERIDTNTFISNTGRRYHSNGSLNGTLRTPHKNGNAPFYSNPGTLRNGNYSPYTNGHGPATPPFQNSFSQGALNGSGLSAIDGGDLSLAHSQPPPEATKEAQLHPRTLVERARMNVGWLDSSLSIMEQGVREFDTLLLRFKYFSFYDLSHVHDAVRINQIYEQAKWQILNEEIDCTEEEMLLFAALQLQVTLQSDVQQPQEIYEEDDDVDAALKDLEISLEGPMSNGRNLTDTPRLGGFLRYFRPKRFTLKSFKSLYFELLDLNLYAYRSKLEGSRGESKPVFTVSLKGCEVTPEINLSQRKFQIKLEVPSTEGMTEMWLRCKDGDEYARWMAACRLAAKGKSLADSSYDAEVKSIETFLVMQKPASAPIINPDTIDLNVEDYVAPRFLRKLKSKLRQKILEAQANVNDLNLLEAKMNFIKAWQSLPDYGVSLFVVKFLGEKKEELLGVASNRIMRMTLNNGDHIKTWRFSTMKAWNVNWETKYMMIQLDDERNENVIFNCLSADCKVVHEFIGGYIFLSMRSKDANQQLNEDLFHKLTGGWV; encoded by the exons ACATTGCCATGGACTGGTCGGATCACGCCATCTGGTGGCCAGAGAAGAACTTATGGCTGGACAAGACCCGATGGACCCTGGACCAATACAACATTACCGCCGATGCCATCATTCAATTTACTCCTATGCACAAGACATTACACGTCCAATTACCCGATCTCCGGGTCATCGCCTGCAATGTGGACTTCTCGGTCCGAACCTTCAATGCGTCCATCAACCTTTGCAAAGATTTGG GTATCCGACATCCCGAAGAATTATCTCTATGCAAACCATTGCAACCAGATGATTTGAAGCAGAACTATCAGGAAACGCTCTTGAAGAAACGCCCTCCACCCCCGACCAAAGATGGAAAAACCGGCGAGCGAATAGACACCAACACATTCATCTCCAATACCGGCCGACGATATCATAGCAACGGCAGTCTGAATGGAACCCTTCGTACGCCccacaaaaatggaaatgccCCTTTCTACAGCAATCCT GGAACTCTGAGAAACGGAAACTACTCGCCTTATACGAATGGGCACGGCCCCGCCACGCCTCCTTTCCAAAACTCCTTCTCTCAAGGAGCCCTGAACGGCTCAGGTTTGAGTGCTATTGATGGTGGGGATTTGTCCTTGGCTCATAGCCAGCCTCCACCCGAGGCCACGAAAGAGGCTCAATTGCATCCACGAACCTTGGTGGAGCGAGCTCGAATGAATGTGGGATGGTTGGACAGCTCCTTGAGCATCATGGAACAAGGCGTCCGAGAGTTCGATACCTTATTGCTTCGGTTCAAGTACTTCTCGTTCTATGACCTGAGCCATGTCCATGATGCAGTGCGGATTAATCAAATCTACGAACAAGCCAAGTGGCAAATCCTCAATGAGGAGATCGACTGCACTGAGGAGGAGATGCTCTTATTCGCCGCTCTTCAA CTGCAAGTCACCCTTCAATCGGATGTTCAACAACCTCAAGAGATCTACGAAGAGGATGATGACGTGGATGCGGCCTTAAAGGATCTCGAGATCTCGCTGGAGGGCCCCATGTCGAATGGACGTAATCTAACGGACACCCCCAGACTGGGAGGCTTTCTACGCTACTTCCGACCCAAACGGTTCACGCTCAAATCGTTCAAGAGCCTCTATTTCGAGCTTTTGGATTTGAACTTGTATGCGTATCGATCCAAACTAGAGGGCTCTCGAGGTGAATCCAAACCCGTGTTCACTGTCAGTCTGAAAGGTTGTGAAGTGACCCCTGAAATCAATCTGTCACAACGcaaattccaaatcaaacTTGAAGTGCCTTCCACGGAAGGGATGACCGAAATGTGGCTCCGATGCAAAGAC GGGGACGAATACGCCCGTTGGATGGCCGCATGTCGTTTGGCAGCCAAGGGCAAATCCTTGGCGGACAGCAGCTACGATGCCGAGGTCAAGTCCATAGAAACCTTCCTTGTGATGCAAAAGCCTGCGAGTGCCCCGATCATCAATCCAGACACAATAGACCTTAACGTCGAGGACTACGTGGCCCCGCGGTTCTTGCGTAAACTCAAATCCAAG CTCCGACAAAAGATCCTGGAAGCCCAAGCCAATGTGAATGACCTGAACCTCCTGGAGGCCAAGATGAACTTCATCAAGGCTTGGCAATCTTTGCCGGATTACGGGGTTTCTCTCTTTGTGGTGAAGTTCTTAGGTgagaaaaaggaggagcttCTGGGTGTGGCTTCTAACAGGATCATGCGAATGACTCTCAACAATGGGGATCACATCAAGACTTGGCGGTTCAGCACTATGAAG GCCTGGAATGTGAATTGGGAGACGAAGTACATGATGATCCAGTTGGACGATGAGCGCAACGAGAATGTCATATTCAACTGCTTGTCCGCGGATTGCAAAGTAGTCCATGAGTTTATTGGAGGCTACATCTTCCTGTCCATGCGCAGCAAGGACGCCAACCAACAGTTGAACGAAGACTTGTTCCACAAACTGACGGGAGGATGGGTGTGA
- the LOC131883074 gene encoding unc-112-related protein-like isoform X1, which produces MTGRLSGGVSVGDGSWTLTIFVTDLQVERSLRVRGDLHIGGVMIRLVDELDIAMDWSDHAIWWPEKNLWLDKTRWTLDQYNITADAIIQFTPMHKTLHVQLPDLRVIACNVDFSVRTFNASINLCKDLGIRHPEELSLCKPLQPDDLKQNYQETLLKKRPPPPTKDGKTGERIDTNTFISNTGRRYHSNGSLNGTLRTPHKNGNAPFYSNPGTLRNGNYSPYTNGHGPATPPFQNSFSQGALNGSGLSAIDGGDLSLAHSQPPPEATKEAQLHPRTLVERARMNVGWLDSSLSIMEQGVREFDTLLLRFKYFSFYDLSHVHDAVRINQIYEQAKWQILNEEIDCTEEEMLLFAALQLQVTLQSDVQQPQEIYEEDDDVDAALKDLEISLEGPMSNGRNLTDTPRLGGFLRYFRPKRFTLKSFKSLYFELLDLNLYAYRSKLEGSRGESKPVFTVSLKGCEVTPEINLSQRKFQIKLEVPSTEGMTEMWLRCKDGDEYARWMAACRLAAKGKSLADSSYDAEVKSIETFLVMQKPASAPIINPDTIDLNVEDYVAPRFLRKLKSKPTCVCGPERSLRQKILEAQANVNDLNLLEAKMNFIKAWQSLPDYGVSLFVVKFLGEKKEELLGVASNRIMRMTLNNGDHIKTWRFSTMKAWNVNWETKYMMIQLDDERNENVIFNCLSADCKVVHEFIGGYIFLSMRSKDANQQLNEDLFHKLTGGWV; this is translated from the exons ACATTGCCATGGACTGGTCGGATCACGCCATCTGGTGGCCAGAGAAGAACTTATGGCTGGACAAGACCCGATGGACCCTGGACCAATACAACATTACCGCCGATGCCATCATTCAATTTACTCCTATGCACAAGACATTACACGTCCAATTACCCGATCTCCGGGTCATCGCCTGCAATGTGGACTTCTCGGTCCGAACCTTCAATGCGTCCATCAACCTTTGCAAAGATTTGG GTATCCGACATCCCGAAGAATTATCTCTATGCAAACCATTGCAACCAGATGATTTGAAGCAGAACTATCAGGAAACGCTCTTGAAGAAACGCCCTCCACCCCCGACCAAAGATGGAAAAACCGGCGAGCGAATAGACACCAACACATTCATCTCCAATACCGGCCGACGATATCATAGCAACGGCAGTCTGAATGGAACCCTTCGTACGCCccacaaaaatggaaatgccCCTTTCTACAGCAATCCT GGAACTCTGAGAAACGGAAACTACTCGCCTTATACGAATGGGCACGGCCCCGCCACGCCTCCTTTCCAAAACTCCTTCTCTCAAGGAGCCCTGAACGGCTCAGGTTTGAGTGCTATTGATGGTGGGGATTTGTCCTTGGCTCATAGCCAGCCTCCACCCGAGGCCACGAAAGAGGCTCAATTGCATCCACGAACCTTGGTGGAGCGAGCTCGAATGAATGTGGGATGGTTGGACAGCTCCTTGAGCATCATGGAACAAGGCGTCCGAGAGTTCGATACCTTATTGCTTCGGTTCAAGTACTTCTCGTTCTATGACCTGAGCCATGTCCATGATGCAGTGCGGATTAATCAAATCTACGAACAAGCCAAGTGGCAAATCCTCAATGAGGAGATCGACTGCACTGAGGAGGAGATGCTCTTATTCGCCGCTCTTCAA CTGCAAGTCACCCTTCAATCGGATGTTCAACAACCTCAAGAGATCTACGAAGAGGATGATGACGTGGATGCGGCCTTAAAGGATCTCGAGATCTCGCTGGAGGGCCCCATGTCGAATGGACGTAATCTAACGGACACCCCCAGACTGGGAGGCTTTCTACGCTACTTCCGACCCAAACGGTTCACGCTCAAATCGTTCAAGAGCCTCTATTTCGAGCTTTTGGATTTGAACTTGTATGCGTATCGATCCAAACTAGAGGGCTCTCGAGGTGAATCCAAACCCGTGTTCACTGTCAGTCTGAAAGGTTGTGAAGTGACCCCTGAAATCAATCTGTCACAACGcaaattccaaatcaaacTTGAAGTGCCTTCCACGGAAGGGATGACCGAAATGTGGCTCCGATGCAAAGAC GGGGACGAATACGCCCGTTGGATGGCCGCATGTCGTTTGGCAGCCAAGGGCAAATCCTTGGCGGACAGCAGCTACGATGCCGAGGTCAAGTCCATAGAAACCTTCCTTGTGATGCAAAAGCCTGCGAGTGCCCCGATCATCAATCCAGACACAATAGACCTTAACGTCGAGGACTACGTGGCCCCGCGGTTCTTGCGTAAACTCAAATCCAAG ccTACCTGTGTTTGTGGTCCTGAGAGATCG CTCCGACAAAAGATCCTGGAAGCCCAAGCCAATGTGAATGACCTGAACCTCCTGGAGGCCAAGATGAACTTCATCAAGGCTTGGCAATCTTTGCCGGATTACGGGGTTTCTCTCTTTGTGGTGAAGTTCTTAGGTgagaaaaaggaggagcttCTGGGTGTGGCTTCTAACAGGATCATGCGAATGACTCTCAACAATGGGGATCACATCAAGACTTGGCGGTTCAGCACTATGAAG GCCTGGAATGTGAATTGGGAGACGAAGTACATGATGATCCAGTTGGACGATGAGCGCAACGAGAATGTCATATTCAACTGCTTGTCCGCGGATTGCAAAGTAGTCCATGAGTTTATTGGAGGCTACATCTTCCTGTCCATGCGCAGCAAGGACGCCAACCAACAGTTGAACGAAGACTTGTTCCACAAACTGACGGGAGGATGGGTGTGA
- the LOC131883074 gene encoding unc-112-related protein-like isoform X2 encodes MDWSDHAIWWPEKNLWLDKTRWTLDQYNITADAIIQFTPMHKTLHVQLPDLRVIACNVDFSVRTFNASINLCKDLGIRHPEELSLCKPLQPDDLKQNYQETLLKKRPPPPTKDGKTGERIDTNTFISNTGRRYHSNGSLNGTLRTPHKNGNAPFYSNPGTLRNGNYSPYTNGHGPATPPFQNSFSQGALNGSGLSAIDGGDLSLAHSQPPPEATKEAQLHPRTLVERARMNVGWLDSSLSIMEQGVREFDTLLLRFKYFSFYDLSHVHDAVRINQIYEQAKWQILNEEIDCTEEEMLLFAALQLQVTLQSDVQQPQEIYEEDDDVDAALKDLEISLEGPMSNGRNLTDTPRLGGFLRYFRPKRFTLKSFKSLYFELLDLNLYAYRSKLEGSRGESKPVFTVSLKGCEVTPEINLSQRKFQIKLEVPSTEGMTEMWLRCKDGDEYARWMAACRLAAKGKSLADSSYDAEVKSIETFLVMQKPASAPIINPDTIDLNVEDYVAPRFLRKLKSKPTCVCGPERSLRQKILEAQANVNDLNLLEAKMNFIKAWQSLPDYGVSLFVVKFLGEKKEELLGVASNRIMRMTLNNGDHIKTWRFSTMKAWNVNWETKYMMIQLDDERNENVIFNCLSADCKVVHEFIGGYIFLSMRSKDANQQLNEDLFHKLTGGWV; translated from the exons ATGGACTGGTCGGATCACGCCATCTGGTGGCCAGAGAAGAACTTATGGCTGGACAAGACCCGATGGACCCTGGACCAATACAACATTACCGCCGATGCCATCATTCAATTTACTCCTATGCACAAGACATTACACGTCCAATTACCCGATCTCCGGGTCATCGCCTGCAATGTGGACTTCTCGGTCCGAACCTTCAATGCGTCCATCAACCTTTGCAAAGATTTGG GTATCCGACATCCCGAAGAATTATCTCTATGCAAACCATTGCAACCAGATGATTTGAAGCAGAACTATCAGGAAACGCTCTTGAAGAAACGCCCTCCACCCCCGACCAAAGATGGAAAAACCGGCGAGCGAATAGACACCAACACATTCATCTCCAATACCGGCCGACGATATCATAGCAACGGCAGTCTGAATGGAACCCTTCGTACGCCccacaaaaatggaaatgccCCTTTCTACAGCAATCCT GGAACTCTGAGAAACGGAAACTACTCGCCTTATACGAATGGGCACGGCCCCGCCACGCCTCCTTTCCAAAACTCCTTCTCTCAAGGAGCCCTGAACGGCTCAGGTTTGAGTGCTATTGATGGTGGGGATTTGTCCTTGGCTCATAGCCAGCCTCCACCCGAGGCCACGAAAGAGGCTCAATTGCATCCACGAACCTTGGTGGAGCGAGCTCGAATGAATGTGGGATGGTTGGACAGCTCCTTGAGCATCATGGAACAAGGCGTCCGAGAGTTCGATACCTTATTGCTTCGGTTCAAGTACTTCTCGTTCTATGACCTGAGCCATGTCCATGATGCAGTGCGGATTAATCAAATCTACGAACAAGCCAAGTGGCAAATCCTCAATGAGGAGATCGACTGCACTGAGGAGGAGATGCTCTTATTCGCCGCTCTTCAA CTGCAAGTCACCCTTCAATCGGATGTTCAACAACCTCAAGAGATCTACGAAGAGGATGATGACGTGGATGCGGCCTTAAAGGATCTCGAGATCTCGCTGGAGGGCCCCATGTCGAATGGACGTAATCTAACGGACACCCCCAGACTGGGAGGCTTTCTACGCTACTTCCGACCCAAACGGTTCACGCTCAAATCGTTCAAGAGCCTCTATTTCGAGCTTTTGGATTTGAACTTGTATGCGTATCGATCCAAACTAGAGGGCTCTCGAGGTGAATCCAAACCCGTGTTCACTGTCAGTCTGAAAGGTTGTGAAGTGACCCCTGAAATCAATCTGTCACAACGcaaattccaaatcaaacTTGAAGTGCCTTCCACGGAAGGGATGACCGAAATGTGGCTCCGATGCAAAGAC GGGGACGAATACGCCCGTTGGATGGCCGCATGTCGTTTGGCAGCCAAGGGCAAATCCTTGGCGGACAGCAGCTACGATGCCGAGGTCAAGTCCATAGAAACCTTCCTTGTGATGCAAAAGCCTGCGAGTGCCCCGATCATCAATCCAGACACAATAGACCTTAACGTCGAGGACTACGTGGCCCCGCGGTTCTTGCGTAAACTCAAATCCAAG ccTACCTGTGTTTGTGGTCCTGAGAGATCG CTCCGACAAAAGATCCTGGAAGCCCAAGCCAATGTGAATGACCTGAACCTCCTGGAGGCCAAGATGAACTTCATCAAGGCTTGGCAATCTTTGCCGGATTACGGGGTTTCTCTCTTTGTGGTGAAGTTCTTAGGTgagaaaaaggaggagcttCTGGGTGTGGCTTCTAACAGGATCATGCGAATGACTCTCAACAATGGGGATCACATCAAGACTTGGCGGTTCAGCACTATGAAG GCCTGGAATGTGAATTGGGAGACGAAGTACATGATGATCCAGTTGGACGATGAGCGCAACGAGAATGTCATATTCAACTGCTTGTCCGCGGATTGCAAAGTAGTCCATGAGTTTATTGGAGGCTACATCTTCCTGTCCATGCGCAGCAAGGACGCCAACCAACAGTTGAACGAAGACTTGTTCCACAAACTGACGGGAGGATGGGTGTGA